Within the Sarcophilus harrisii chromosome 2, mSarHar1.11, whole genome shotgun sequence genome, the region TCACAGAATCAAGGAATACTAGAGGTGCAAAGGATCTGAGAGTTCAGCTTCCTTAGTTCACAGAAGAGGTGCCATAACTTTCCCAAGATTACCCAGCTATTTACTGATAGACCCTACTAGGTTAGTTTCCCGATTCCAGAGCTTCGGGgcttttttttctctaccacACACTGCTTCCTTTATTAATGCaacttgtttgcttgtttgttcaACTTGGCATGGAAACTTTTCAATCTGAAAAATGTAGGAAATCAAAGTGGAGGGCTTCTGTTAGTCTATTCTTAAGAACCACACTACCCTTAGGCTGATGGATCAATCTAGTAGACAGGAGATCAGAATTTGGGGCTggcttttaaaagttttgtttttaaagtttttcctcagATATAACTGCTCTTAAAGAGAAAAGGCACCTAGTTGTAATCTTTGAATGTATTCAGGTTATACAACTGAACAGAATGGACATTTCTAGGCATAAATAATACTCTTCATACTACTTTAGGAATTCTGATGGAGAAGTCACAGAGTTCGGACAATCTCCATCTCTGCACAACACTGCCACAGAtttggcttattttattttttttttttttacagaaattattatttgttgttgtcttttattctggaagaggaccatgacatacaagtgagggaaaactgtgcaaagtcaccagcctcactttctcctccagagccacctggatCCAATAGGAAGATATAGCTCTTGCTCACGAATGGAGATGGCCtggaaatggggggagggaaaggggaaataacAGAATGTGGGAGTTATTCCCTTTTTACAAGAAAAAGGGAGCTTTTAAATGCAGTtcaatataaactttaaaatgaaacatGTTGGCAAATGAAGTTCTAATGGTTTCAGGCTATCAATATCTtcgtgttttgggtttttttttaagtgtgggAAAGTGAGCAAGACGATGAAAGATGTCTGCTCAACTCGCAACCTAATTGTCCGGAATACTGTGGAGTATGTCGTAGCCCCGTGGGATAAAGCACGCCGGTCTAAGGGCACAGGTTCGAAGCTTGGGTGAGCCTAGGGCAAATAACTTTCCCTTAATGGGGCTGTTCTGGGACTAATTCGTCGCAGAATTTGAAGCTAAATGGCTTCGTTCTGCAGACGAGGAAAGCGAGGGCCGAACGAAAGAAGGGTAGGAATTAATAAGCAGCTGTATGCTCCAGAGCAAGGACTTCCGACAGCACAGTATCGAGGGCTTTTCCCCAGGCTGCCCCACGTTTGATGCCTTCCCTAGACAGCATTCGGGTTCTAGTGCGGGTGCCAGAGACCCGCAGCCACTTGAGGCTTCCGAGGGAGGCTCTGGGGAGATTATCCAAGGAGCACCAGCAAGCTGCCCGCGGGGCGCTCACCGCGGGCTGAGGGGCTGGCGGAACCATCTCACCCGGAACAAACCACAGAGCGACTCCAGAGCCCCCGCCCCAGGCCCCCGTTTAGCCAGAGCGAGATCCCCTCCCCTTCGCATGGGCTAAGAACACGACTTTTGCCCATCCCCTTGCGTGTCCGGGAGAAAGCGGAGGCTCATGTGTCCTCCCCCAGCCCAGCGTGCCAAACACGGGCAGGTGAGTGTGCCCGCGCGCGCGGGGACCCCGGGCTGGCAGCGGCCAGCGCAGGCGGACGGCCGGGGCCGGCACAAACTGAAGGCCTCTCTCTTCACCTGCTCCCCCAGCCCCGAGCGCGGCGCTGGGCGAGGGCGGGATTCGAATCCGCTGCGCCgcccacccccctccccctccttcccctgcgCACCCCCCTCTCCCAaacccctcctcctcccctgcaTCTGCGGAGACAGAACGGCCCCTTCCACGGCGCCTGCCAATCCGCGTCCGGAGCGGCGGCCCTGGCGTGGGGGAGGTCTGGCTTCCAGCCAATTAGCGCCGGCCCCGGGCTgggcctcccccacccccacccgaGCCCCTAGAATGAAACCATCCCCACAGCTGCCCCAGAGCTGGGCGGCCGCGGCTGCACGTGGGGCGTGGAAGCGGGGCGGCGGGGGGAAAGGCGAGGcggccctccccctccccaggctCGCGGTCCTCCTCCTCGCAGCCGCCCTGGAGCCCCAGCTGCAAAAAAGCGAGCGGGAGCAGCCCCGGGGGCGCTGGCGAACTTGTTCGGGGCGGGAGCACGCGAAGGGGGCGGGGAAGGGACGACGACGACatcgaggaggaggaggaggaggaagaagaagggggatGGTGGGTGGGCGATAAAATCAGCCTAGCGGCCCCACCCCCTTCTCCGGCTCGGCTTGGCCCCCGGCGCCCCGCTCCGGGGCTGAGAGCGCGGGCTGCGCGGGGAGAAGCGCGCGCGGTCCCCGATGGAGGCTTTCCAGGCAGTAGCCAGCaagctgccgccgccgccgccgcaccATCACCCCCATCCGCGCCAACCCCCCCCGCCCATGGCTTTTTTGCAGAGCGCTCGCTACGTGACTGCCAAGAGCCACCATCCCCACGGAGCCGGCAGCGCCTTCAACTCGTGGAACGACTACCTGGGGCTCGCTACGCTCATCACCAAGGCGGTGGGCGAGGAGAAGGGCTTCGGCGGGGACCCCGCCTCCCCGTCCTCGTCGTCGTCCTCGTCCTGCTG harbors:
- the NANOS1 gene encoding LOW QUALITY PROTEIN: nanos homolog 1 (The sequence of the model RefSeq protein was modified relative to this genomic sequence to represent the inferred CDS: inserted 4 bases in 4 codons); protein product: MKPSPQLPQSWAAAAARGAWKRGGGGKGEAXPPPPQARGPPPRSRPGAPAAKKRAGAAPGALANLFGAGXTRRGRGRDDDDIEEEEEEEEEGGWWVGDKISXSGPTPFSGSAWPPAPRSGAESAGCXGEKRARSPMEAFQAVASKLPPPPPHHHPHPRQPPPPMAFLQSARYVTAKSHHPHGAGSAFNSWNDYLGLATLITKAVGEEKGFGGDPASPSSSSSSSCCSPHAGAAGGMVVAAAALGPPDDDEDDEEEAAATPYFGSALDLRDLELCAGHPADGLLEERFADFSPFSGGAGPAAAAAVLFDCASEPLERERAPAWGGPAEPRLQGGPKPGARLLKPELQVCVFCRNNKEAVALYTTHILKGPDGRVLCPVLRRYTCPLCGASGDNAHTIKYCPLSKMQAHAAKQIKSARNVLGKKIR